Proteins from a single region of Pseudomonas sp. BSw22131:
- a CDS encoding thiopurine S-methyltransferase, translating into MQPDFWQQRWASDQIGFNQPQVNPYLQRFWSQLSVKKAERVFVPLCGKSVDMIWLLQQGLSVVGVELAEKAVEDYFAEREVVPRKEQRGAFKVFSHEACQIWCGDFFQLKARDIGSCSVLYDRAALIALPPEMRLRYVEHLNKILPADCRGLLITLDYEQSQIAGPPFAVPEDEVVQLLSPEWRLKLIAEKNVLQDSRKFLQAGATRLSEQVYSLFRR; encoded by the coding sequence ATGCAGCCCGACTTTTGGCAGCAGCGTTGGGCCAGTGACCAAATTGGTTTCAATCAGCCTCAGGTTAACCCCTACTTGCAGCGGTTCTGGTCGCAGTTGAGTGTCAAAAAAGCTGAGCGTGTGTTTGTGCCGTTGTGTGGCAAGAGTGTGGACATGATCTGGCTGCTTCAGCAGGGCCTTTCTGTTGTCGGTGTCGAACTCGCCGAGAAAGCCGTCGAGGATTATTTTGCGGAGCGTGAGGTGGTGCCCCGCAAGGAGCAACGTGGCGCGTTTAAGGTGTTCAGCCATGAAGCCTGCCAGATCTGGTGCGGCGACTTCTTCCAGCTCAAAGCCCGCGATATCGGAAGTTGTTCAGTGCTTTACGATCGTGCGGCCTTGATTGCGCTGCCGCCGGAGATGCGCTTGCGCTATGTGGAGCACCTCAACAAAATTCTTCCGGCAGATTGCCGTGGCCTGCTGATCACGCTGGATTACGAGCAGTCGCAGATAGCTGGCCCACCCTTCGCCGTCCCTGAAGACGAGGTCGTTCAGCTGCTGTCACCGGAGTGGCGGCTGAAGCTGATCGCCGAGAAAAACGTGCTGCAAGACAGTCGCAAGTTTCTGCAGGCAGGTGCTACCCGGCTCAGCGAGCAGGTTTACAGTCTGTTCAGGCGTTAA
- a CDS encoding DODA-type extradiol aromatic ring-opening family dioxygenase, whose amino-acid sequence MFPSLFISHGSPMLALEPGASGPALTRLAAELPRPRAIVIVSAHWESDELLVNANAEPETWHDFGGFPAALFAVQYPAKGLPEMTRQVVDLLADSDLAARVHNTRPFDHGVWVPLSLMYPLADIPVVQVSLPSRMGPALQTRAGKALAQLREEQVLIIGSGSITHNLRELDWHAGPESVEQWAKDFRDWMIDKLAANDERALHDYRRQAPHAARNHPTDEHLLPLYFARGAGGDFSIAHQGFTMGALGMDIYRFG is encoded by the coding sequence ATGTTTCCCAGCCTCTTCATCTCTCATGGTTCGCCCATGCTTGCGCTGGAGCCCGGCGCAAGTGGCCCTGCACTAACACGTCTCGCCGCAGAACTGCCCAGACCGCGCGCCATCGTGATCGTCTCCGCGCACTGGGAAAGCGACGAACTGCTGGTCAACGCTAACGCTGAGCCTGAGACATGGCATGACTTTGGCGGGTTTCCAGCTGCGTTGTTCGCAGTGCAATACCCGGCCAAAGGTCTGCCCGAGATGACGCGGCAGGTGGTGGATTTGCTGGCGGACAGTGATCTTGCAGCACGGGTACACAACACGCGCCCCTTCGATCATGGCGTATGGGTGCCGCTGTCGCTGATGTACCCCTTGGCGGATATTCCGGTGGTTCAGGTGTCCCTGCCCTCACGCATGGGGCCTGCTCTGCAAACCCGCGCGGGCAAGGCACTGGCACAATTACGAGAAGAACAGGTGCTGATCATCGGTTCCGGCAGCATCACCCACAATCTGCGAGAACTGGACTGGCACGCCGGCCCTGAAAGCGTTGAGCAATGGGCGAAGGACTTCCGGGACTGGATGATCGATAAGCTCGCAGCCAACGACGAGCGAGCGCTGCACGACTATCGACGGCAAGCGCCTCATGCGGCACGCAACCACCCCACCGACGAACATTTGCTCCCGCTGTACTTTGCGCGCGGCGCGGGCGGGGATTTCAGCATTGCTCACCAGGGATTCACCATGGGCGCCCTTGGGATGGACATCTACCGGTTCGGATAA
- a CDS encoding DEAD/DEAH box helicase: MTQETGGFAALELHPNIVAAVVATGYEEPSAIQQQSIPIILAGHDMIGQAQTGTGKTAAFALPILHRIDPTKREPQALILAPTRELALQVATAFETYAKQMPGVTVVAVYGGAPMGPQLKAIRNGAQIVVATPGRLCDHLRRDEKVLATVNHLVLDEADEMLKLGFMDDLEVIFKAMPETRQTVLFSATLPQSIRAIAERHLRDPKHVKIQSKTQTVTAIEQAHLLVHADQKTSAVLSLLEVEDFDALIMFVRTKQATLDLASALEAKGYKAAALNGDIAQNQRERVIDSLKDGRLDIVVATDVAARGLDVPRITHVFNVDMPYDPEAYVHRIGRTGRAGREGRALLLVTPRERRMLQVIERMTGQKIAEVRLPDGQAVLDARIKKLTNSLSPLVADAESTHGELLDRLTADIGCSPRALAAALLRKATNGQALTLGAIEKERPLVPNSAPRERSDRSGSDRPSGDRPDRGDRERRAPVPLAEGRARCRTALGARDGIAAKNLLGAILNEGGLAREAIGRIQVRDSFSLVELPEDGLERLLAKLKDTRVAGKQLKLRRYRED, translated from the coding sequence ATGACCCAGGAAACCGGCGGCTTCGCCGCTCTTGAACTTCACCCGAACATTGTTGCAGCCGTTGTTGCTACCGGCTACGAAGAGCCATCGGCTATTCAGCAGCAATCGATCCCTATCATTCTTGCCGGTCACGACATGATCGGTCAGGCGCAGACCGGTACCGGTAAAACCGCTGCCTTCGCACTGCCGATCCTGCACCGCATCGATCCGACCAAGCGTGAGCCGCAAGCGCTGATCCTCGCGCCGACTCGCGAACTGGCCCTGCAAGTAGCTACCGCTTTCGAAACCTACGCCAAGCAAATGCCGGGCGTGACGGTCGTGGCTGTCTACGGCGGTGCGCCGATGGGCCCACAGCTGAAAGCCATCCGCAACGGCGCGCAAATCGTCGTCGCCACCCCGGGTCGTCTGTGTGACCACCTGCGTCGTGACGAAAAAGTCCTGGCTACCGTGAACCACCTGGTTCTCGATGAAGCGGACGAAATGCTCAAACTCGGTTTCATGGACGACCTCGAAGTCATCTTCAAGGCCATGCCTGAAACCCGCCAGACCGTACTGTTCTCGGCCACGCTGCCGCAGTCGATCCGCGCAATCGCCGAGCGTCACCTGCGTGATCCAAAGCACGTCAAGATCCAGAGCAAGACCCAGACCGTTACCGCGATCGAACAGGCTCACCTGTTGGTTCACGCTGACCAGAAGACCTCTGCCGTTCTGAGCCTGCTGGAAGTCGAAGATTTCGATGCGCTGATCATGTTCGTGCGTACCAAGCAAGCCACTCTTGATCTGGCAAGCGCCCTTGAAGCCAAAGGCTACAAGGCTGCTGCACTGAACGGCGACATCGCCCAGAACCAGCGTGAGCGCGTTATCGACTCGCTCAAGGATGGCCGTCTGGACATCGTTGTAGCGACCGACGTTGCTGCCCGTGGTCTCGACGTTCCGCGTATCACCCACGTATTCAACGTGGACATGCCTTACGATCCGGAAGCCTACGTTCACCGTATCGGCCGTACCGGTCGTGCAGGTCGCGAAGGTCGCGCATTGCTGCTGGTAACGCCGCGTGAGCGTCGCATGCTGCAAGTGATCGAGCGCATGACCGGTCAGAAAATCGCTGAAGTACGCCTGCCAGATGGCCAGGCAGTGCTCGATGCGCGCATCAAGAAGTTGACTAACAGCCTGTCGCCGCTGGTTGCCGATGCTGAGTCGACTCACGGCGAACTGCTTGATCGTCTGACTGCAGACATCGGTTGCAGCCCTCGCGCTCTGGCCGCTGCTCTGCTGCGCAAGGCTACCAACGGTCAGGCTCTGACCCTGGGCGCCATTGAGAAAGAACGTCCATTGGTGCCTAACAGTGCGCCGCGTGAGCGTTCGGACCGTTCCGGCTCGGACCGTCCTTCGGGCGACCGTCCAGACCGTGGCGATCGTGAGCGTCGTGCTCCAGTGCCATTGGCTGAAGGCCGCGCGCGTTGCCGTACTGCGCTGGGCGCACGTGATGGCATCGCTGCCAAAAACCTGTTGGGTGCAATCCTTAACGAAGGTGGTCTGGCTCGCGAAGCAATCGGTCGCATCCAGGTGCGTGACAGCTTCAGCCTCGTCGAGCTGCCTGAAGACGGTCTCGAGCGTCTGCTTGCCAAGCTGAAAGACACCCGCGTTGCCGGAAAGCAGTTGAAGCTGCGCCGTTATCGCGAAGACTGA
- a CDS encoding spermidine synthase — MTEERVERVLAEVHDAFGMIRVLEVDEYRFLEFGDAIEQSCTFTADPAWLEYDYTRAMLIGALCHPLPESALFMGLGAGTLTQACLKFLPLDDVEAIELRPDVPRLAMEYMGLADDPRLYIRIGDALELLPSAESADLIFVDLYTDTGPGVGHLAWNFLESCQQRLNPGGWLVINQWASDDGKPLGAALLRGLYHRHYWELPVKEGNVILIVPADLDQTLDLDALNQRADTLAPELGYSLSTLIKAVRPAS, encoded by the coding sequence ATGACTGAGGAGCGCGTAGAGCGCGTATTGGCTGAGGTGCATGACGCCTTCGGCATGATTCGCGTGCTGGAAGTGGACGAGTATCGCTTCCTCGAATTTGGCGACGCCATCGAGCAGAGCTGCACCTTTACCGCGGATCCGGCATGGCTGGAATACGATTACACGCGTGCCATGCTGATCGGTGCGTTATGCCACCCTTTGCCTGAAAGTGCTCTGTTCATGGGCCTCGGTGCAGGCACGTTGACCCAGGCTTGCCTGAAGTTTCTGCCGCTGGACGACGTCGAAGCCATTGAGCTGCGTCCGGATGTGCCGCGCCTGGCCATGGAGTACATGGGGCTGGCGGACGATCCGAGGTTATACATCCGCATCGGCGATGCGCTGGAATTGCTGCCCAGCGCCGAATCGGCTGATCTGATCTTCGTCGACCTATATACCGACACCGGTCCCGGGGTTGGGCATCTGGCGTGGAATTTCCTGGAAAGCTGTCAGCAGCGGCTCAACCCGGGCGGCTGGCTGGTTATTAATCAGTGGGCGTCCGACGACGGCAAACCGCTGGGCGCGGCGTTGCTGCGCGGGCTCTATCACCGCCACTATTGGGAGTTGCCCGTCAAGGAGGGCAACGTGATTTTGATCGTGCCGGCTGACCTCGATCAGACCCTCGACCTCGATGCGCTCAATCAACGTGCCGACACGCTGGCGCCAGAACTGGGTTATTCGCTCTCGACGCTGATCAAGGCCGTGCGTCCTGCCAGCTGA
- a CDS encoding class II 3-deoxy-7-phosphoheptulonate synthase: MSQPWTPDSWRALPIQQQPQYPDAAHVLRVEQTLASYPPLVFAGEARELRRQFAEVTEGRAFLLQGGDCAESFFEFSAAKIRDTFKVLLQMAIVMTFAAGCPVVKVGRMAGQFAKPRSSNDETIDGVTLPAYRGDIVNGIGFDEKSRVPDPDRLLQAYHQSTATLNLLRAFAQGGFADLHQVHKWNLDFIANSALSNKYSQLADRIDETLAFMRACGMDTSPQLRETSFFTAHEALLLNYEEAFVRRDSLTNDFYDCSAHMLWIGDRTRQLDGAHVEFLRGVNNPIGVKVGPSMKTDDLIRLIDILNPENDPGRLNLIARMGADKVGDHLPGLIRAVEREGKKVLWSSDPMHGNTIKASSGYKTRDFAQILGEVKQFFQVHQAEGTYAGGIHIEMTGQNVTECIGGARPITEDGLSDRYHTHCDPRMNADQSLELAFLIAETLKEVRR; encoded by the coding sequence ATGAGCCAACCCTGGACCCCCGACAGCTGGCGGGCCTTGCCCATTCAGCAGCAACCTCAGTACCCCGACGCAGCGCACGTGTTGCGCGTCGAACAAACCCTGGCGAGCTACCCGCCTCTGGTGTTCGCAGGCGAAGCCCGCGAGCTGCGTCGACAGTTTGCCGAGGTGACCGAGGGCCGCGCCTTTCTGCTGCAGGGCGGGGATTGCGCAGAAAGTTTTTTCGAATTCTCGGCGGCGAAGATTCGCGACACCTTCAAGGTGTTGCTGCAGATGGCAATCGTCATGACCTTCGCCGCGGGCTGTCCGGTGGTCAAGGTCGGGCGAATGGCTGGCCAGTTCGCCAAGCCGCGCTCCTCCAACGATGAAACGATCGATGGAGTGACGCTCCCGGCCTACCGCGGCGACATCGTCAACGGTATCGGCTTTGACGAAAAAAGCCGCGTGCCGGACCCGGACCGCCTGTTGCAGGCCTATCACCAGTCCACGGCAACGCTGAACCTGCTGCGGGCATTTGCCCAAGGTGGCTTTGCAGACCTGCATCAAGTCCACAAATGGAACCTGGATTTCATCGCCAACTCGGCGCTGTCGAATAAATACAGCCAGTTGGCCGACCGCATCGACGAAACGCTGGCCTTCATGCGCGCCTGTGGCATGGATACATCGCCCCAGTTGCGCGAGACCAGCTTTTTCACCGCCCACGAAGCGTTGCTGCTTAATTACGAAGAAGCGTTCGTGCGGCGCGACAGCCTGACCAATGATTTCTACGATTGCTCGGCGCACATGCTCTGGATCGGCGACCGCACCCGACAACTCGATGGCGCTCACGTCGAGTTTCTGCGCGGCGTCAACAACCCGATTGGCGTCAAGGTCGGGCCGAGCATGAAAACCGACGATCTGATCAGGCTGATCGACATCCTCAACCCGGAGAACGATCCCGGGCGACTCAATCTGATTGCGCGCATGGGCGCCGACAAGGTCGGCGACCACTTGCCTGGATTGATCCGTGCGGTCGAGCGTGAGGGCAAAAAGGTGCTGTGGAGTTCTGACCCTATGCACGGCAACACGATCAAGGCGAGCAGTGGTTACAAGACCCGCGACTTCGCGCAGATCCTTGGCGAAGTGAAGCAATTCTTCCAGGTGCATCAGGCTGAGGGCACTTACGCGGGCGGCATTCATATCGAGATGACCGGGCAGAATGTCACCGAATGCATCGGAGGGGCGCGCCCGATTACCGAGGACGGCTTGTCAGACCGTTACCACACTCATTGTGATCCGAGGATGAACGCCGACCAGTCGCTCGAGTTGGCGTTCCTGATTGCCGAGACGTTGAAAGAGGTACGGCGGTAA